GAGCGCACGGCGCGGCGCTGGCAAGCGGGGCCGCTGTCATCGGTGACGAAGGCGCCGCGGACGTGGCGGACCCGCGAGGATCCGTTCGCGGACATCTGGGCGACGGAGGTCGAGCCCCGGTTGGCGGCCGACGAGCTGGGGCGGTTACAGGCGCTGACACTGTTCGACTGGCTCTGCGCGCGGTATCCGGGACGCTTTCAGCCCGGCCAGCTCCGGACGTTGCAGCGGCGGGTACGGGACTGGCGCGCGCAGCACGGCCCGGACGTGGAGGCGTACTTCGAGCAAACGGCCATCCCGGGCCGCGAGGGCGCCCTCGATTTCACGCAGGCGAGCGATCTGGGCGTCACGATCCAGGGGGAGGCGTTCCCCCATCTGTTGTTCGAGTGGGTCCTGAGCTTCAGTGGCTGGACGTACGTCACGCTGGCGGCCAGCGAGACGTTTGAAGCTCTCGTGGCCGGCTTGCAGGGGGCGGTCTGGACGCTCGGCGCCGTGCCGGCGGTGGTGCGCCACGATAATTTGTCGGCCGCGACGCACGAGCTGAAGCGCAGCGGCGGGCGGCAGCTGACGGAGCGGTTTCGCGGCGTGCTCGCGCATTACGGATTGCGCTCGTCGCGGATCCAGCCGGGGGAAGCGCACGAAAATGGCGTCGTCGAGCAAGCCCATTTCCGCACCAAGAGCGCGCTGGAGCAGGCGCTACTGCTGCGCGGGCATCCCGACTTCGTCGACGAAGTTGCCTATGAAGCCTTCATCCGCGAGGTGATTGAGCGGAAGCGGAATGAGCCGGCCGCCTCCCGGCTCGCCGAGGAGCGGCCGTACCTGCGCCCGCTGCCCTCGGCCGCGGTGCCGAATTACACGACGTTCACGTGCGTCGTGCGTCGCTGGAGCACCATCCGCGTGGGCGGGCGGACGTACTCGGTCCCGGCGCGGTTGCTCGGGCACACGGTCGAGGCGCGGCAGCATTCGACGACGGTGGAGGTGCGCTACCGCGGGCAGCTCATGGACACGATGCCGCGGGTGCGGGGCCAGGCCGAGCATCGGATCGATTACCGGCACATCATCGGGAGCTTGGTCCGCAAGCCCGGCGCCTTTGCGCGGTATCGCTATCGGGAGGAGCTCTTTCCGTCGCTCACGTTTCGCCAGGCGTATGATGCGCTGGGTGTGACGCATGGCGAGCGCGCCGACGTGGAGTACGTGCGCCTGCTGCAGCTGGCGGCCACGACGAGCGAGCGGCAGGTCGAGGCGATCCTGACGGCCCTGCTCCACGCCCAACAGCCCTTCGACTATGCGGGCGTCCAGGCCCTCGTGACCCCGCCCAAGCCGCGCGTCCCCGTGATCCAGATCCCGGCGCCTGATCTCGCCCAGTACGATGCGCTGCTGGGGGGCGGTGGCCGATGCTGACGCCCACCGTCCCGCCGCCCACGGCGCAAGTGACCGCGTTACTCACCACCTTCGGGCTGCTGACCGCCGCCGAGGAGATGGTGCCCCGACTGACGCAGGCCGGGCACCAGGAGGCCGTGCCGGTGTTGGTCGAGGTGTTGGAGGCGGAGGCGGAAGCCCGGCGCCAGCGCCGCATTGCGCGGTTGCGCCGAGCCGCCCGGCTGCCACCGGGCAAGACCTTCGAGACCCTCGATGCCGGGCGGCTGCCGCTGCCGATCGTGCAGCGGTTGCAGGAGCTCGCCACGGGCGCGTTTCTCGAGACCGCGACCAATGTCCTGGCCTTCGGGCTCCCTGGCGTCGGAAAGAGTCACGCGCTCTGCGCCGTGGGGCACGCGTTGGTCGAGGCGGGCCACAGCGTGCTGTTCACGCCGGCCTACGCGGTGGTGCAGGAGCTGCTCAGCGCGAAGCGGGATCTGGACCTGCCGCGCGCCCTCCGGAAGCTCGATCTCTTCGAGGTGATCCTGCTCGACGATCTGGGCTATGTGCAACAGAGCCCCGACGAAGCCGAAGTGCTCTTTACGCTCCTCGCCGAACGGTACGAACGCCGCTCGGTGATGGTGACCAGCAATCTGATCTTCAGTCAGTGGGACCGCATCTTTCGCGACCAGATGGCCACGGCCGCCGCGATCGATCGCCTCGTGCACCACGCCGTGCTCCTCGAGTTCGACGTACCGAGTTACCGCACGGATCGCTCACGGCCGCCGGCGCCGGCACCCCGGTCGTCTCGACGTGGGCGAGCACCGGGGCCCTTGGTGCCCAAACGTCGCCGGTGATCGGCGGCAGAGGCCATCAGATGACTCGCCGCTTCAGAACACGACCGCGCAGGAGGCGCCAGGAACGACGATCGCCAGGCCGGCAAGGGTACAGCATCCCCTTGTGTTGCACTCGCTCGCGTCGTGCGACGACGAAGACGACTGTGGAAATGACGTCCTGTGGAAACCCAAAAGCGGTTCCCACAGGGACTTGGAAATCTCGCCCAGAACGCGAGATTCCCACATTCCCACAGCCGATTCCTCTTGCTGTAGAAGGAAGAAGAGCAGAAGAACCAGACGACCAAGAACGACGGCAGCGACCCGTCGTCAGATCAACCGGCCGCAGGTTCGTCGCATCCTCGGCCACATCGGGAACCGGCAAGAACAATTGTCGCCAACCGGCAAAAGTAGTTGACGTCGATCAGTGGGGCGTACAGTCGCCGCCATGCAGGTCTGGGACATCTTACGCGCCATTGAGTGGGCCCTCGCCGATCGGGAGCTTCCCGCCCACGGTCTATCGCTCTACGGGAAGAGTGAGATGGGCGTTATCGCGCTGTACGCGGCCTTGTTGGATGAGCGTGTGCGTCAGGTGATTGTGCATGAGCCACCCGGTTCGCACCGGCAAGGACCGGCGTTGCTGAACATTCTTCGGATCACCGACATCGCGGAAGCGGCCGGCGCGTTCGCGCCACGGCGGCTGGTTGCCTTGACGGAGCTTCCTGAGTCGTTTGACTACACGCGGCAGGTGTACGAGCGCCTCGGCGTGTCCGAGCAGCTCGCGCATGCGGCAAGCCTGGCGGAGGCGTTACACATCTGGAAATATCCGCGGCGGTGAAGCGTCGGCCCAGAGGTTGCGAGATCTCCGCTCGATGTCTGCGAGTGGATCGACGGCGTTCTGCAAGCAGCTGACCGCAGGTCGATGCACGCAAGGGAGAGACGGGCCGTGATGGCTGGCCAGAGCGTCAAGGCGACGTCATATCGTCCGAGAGAGCCGTCGTCACATGGCGCACCATGAGTCCGTAGAGCTGAAGTCGTTGTCGAGTGGCAGACGGGTTCGAGTCCCGTCGACCCCGCCACCTATCCTGTTCTAGATAGGTGGGTTCGCCGTTTCAGCTCCTGCCGTCTCCAGAATATCTCCAAGCTTTCGTACGGATCCCGGCTGGTCAAGCAGACGGATTGCCCCCTCGATCGCCGCGGGGCTGAGGTGCATGTACCGCTGCGTCGTGGTTAGGTCCTGATGCCCGGCCAGCTCTTGGATCGCCCGCGCTGGCGCTCCACGCATCGCAAGATGCGAGCAGAACGAGTGCCGCAGCCGATGGACGCCGCTCTTTGCGAGCTGCGCCCGTCTCGCGGCCCGCTGGACGTGATCGCGGACCATGTCTTGCGTGAGCGGCGATCCGTCCCGCTGACAGATCACCCGCGGCGACCGAAGGTGCCGATGGCTGCGGAGTGCCGCCGCGAGTCGTGCCGTCATCGGCACGTACCGCAGGCGTCCGCCCTTCGTAGTGCTCACGTGGCCTCGCCACTCCGAGCGTTGGATGCAGAGCTGCCGCTTGCCGAGATCCACGTCGCTCCACTCCAGCGCGATCATCTCGCCGCACCGTAGGCCGGCCTCACCGCCCAAGAGCACGATGAGATACGCGTTCGCATCGAGTGCTTTCGCCGCCTCGACCAGCCGCTCGTATTCGTCGAAGTCGTAGAATCCCGCCGAGCCTGTCGTGATCCGCAGCAGCCGAATCGTGCACGGCATCCGATCGATGACCTCCCACTCGGTCGCTTGCATCGCGACATCGCCATTCTCGAATCCTTGCCCGGAGTCGGACGAAAAGTCGCTGTCACGATGCTCGCTGAAGCGGCCGAGCCGCTCGCACAACGCGATTATGACCGATTGCGCGCGCACCTGGGCGCCGCCCCCGTCACCACGGCCAGCGGCAAGCGCCGCCTGGTGTCGATGCGGCGCGCCTGCAATCGGCGCTTGCGCTGGGCGGCGTACCACTGGGGGCGGGGGAGTGTACAGCATGACGCGCCGAGTGCCGCGTACTACCGGGACCTGCGGGCGCGAGGCCATCGACACGGCCGGGCCCTGCGGAGTGTCGTCGATCGCTGGCTACGCATCCTCATTGCGATGCTGCGCCAGAATACGCTCTACGATGCCAGTAGATTCACTGTGGCTCTCGAGAACGACGCTTGACAAATGGTGGGGAATCCACGCCCCGGCTGCTTCCGTGCCCGCCTCTCTGCCGCCCACACGGTGGCAAAGAACGCCACCCGCTCCGTGACTGGCGTACCAGTGCGGGCCGACGAGCGACAGTCACATCGCCAGGACGCTCGTTCTGTTGAAACCGAATACTGAGCGTCGTTTGCGGCGGATCCTGACCATATTGAGAAGGCGACGCTTGTACTCGCAGATCGCTTTGCTCGTCGCTCCCCTCTGCCGCCTTCGGCATCGACGTGGCCAGGATGGTAGGGGACAAAGAGAGGGACAATAGCGATCGAGGGTTCTGTCCCGTCTTTGGTCCCCCCGCCGGTCAGTCGAGAAGCTGATGCCGGGGAGTGTACAATGGCGTAACGAGACACCATATCGAAATGGTGTAACCAGAGGCAATATGGAGACTGCTCATATCGAGCTCGACCAGGATCTCATCGTGCTACTTGAGGAGCTGCGGCGACCGGCGAAGCAGGCCGCGCGAGAGCTGATCGTGTTGGAGCTCTATCGCCAGGGCGACCTGTCGAGCGGCCGGGCTGCCGCCCTCCTCGGCATGGAGCGTGAGGACTTCATTCGCCACGCGTCTGCCAAGGGCATTCCCTACTTTCAGCTCCGCGGCGATGAGCTGCGCCGGGAGCTCGACGCGAGCCGCGGTCTCTGAGTGAACGCCGTCTCCAATTCCAGCCCTCTCATCGCCCTCGCCGCTATCGAGCGCCTCGTGCTCCTCCCGCTCCTCTTCGACTCGGTCATCATTCCTCCGGCTGTCGCCTTCGAGACGCGCCGGACCATCCCAGCCAGACCCGCGTGGCTGTACGTGCGGAGCCTCCAGAATCAGTTACCAGCGGCCGTTCTCAGGCCGACCTTGGGCGACGGCGAGCGGGAGGCCATCGCCCTCGCGCTCGAAGCGAGCGCCGACCGGGTGGTGCTCGATGACTTGCCCGCGAGACGGGTCGCGCAGGAGCTCGGTCTGAACGTCATCGGGACCCTCGGCCTCCTGCTGGCGGCAAAACGGGCCGGCCTGGTCGACGCCATTCGTCCCGAACTCGACAATCTCGTCAGGACAGGGTTCTTCCTGGGCCAGCAGCTCTACGAGGAAGTGCTCCGCGCCGCTGGGGAGTTCGCTTCGTTAGCAGACTAACAAGCTCGCCCTGCACCAAGAGCCTGATCACAAGGCCCAGACGGCCGACCCTGACAGGAGGTTGGTGCCTGTCTATCGATAGGGCAGCCCCGAAATGGGGCGCATGTGGAGCGAAGCTCACGGCGCACGGCGGGGACAATAAGTCTGATCAC
The Luteitalea sp. DNA segment above includes these coding regions:
- a CDS encoding IS21 family transposase, whose protein sequence is MCRPTTIRFAGPLTAEVTCETVHFPQENGLVTDAQVRRLREKRMDGKTLEAAAAAAGMCERTARRWQAGPLSSVTKAPRTWRTREDPFADIWATEVEPRLAADELGRLQALTLFDWLCARYPGRFQPGQLRTLQRRVRDWRAQHGPDVEAYFEQTAIPGREGALDFTQASDLGVTIQGEAFPHLLFEWVLSFSGWTYVTLAASETFEALVAGLQGAVWTLGAVPAVVRHDNLSAATHELKRSGGRQLTERFRGVLAHYGLRSSRIQPGEAHENGVVEQAHFRTKSALEQALLLRGHPDFVDEVAYEAFIREVIERKRNEPAASRLAEERPYLRPLPSAAVPNYTTFTCVVRRWSTIRVGGRTYSVPARLLGHTVEARQHSTTVEVRYRGQLMDTMPRVRGQAEHRIDYRHIIGSLVRKPGAFARYRYREELFPSLTFRQAYDALGVTHGERADVEYVRLLQLAATTSERQVEAILTALLHAQQPFDYAGVQALVTPPKPRVPVIQIPAPDLAQYDALLGGGGRC
- a CDS encoding AAA family ATPase, yielding MLTPTVPPPTAQVTALLTTFGLLTAAEEMVPRLTQAGHQEAVPVLVEVLEAEAEARRQRRIARLRRAARLPPGKTFETLDAGRLPLPIVQRLQELATGAFLETATNVLAFGLPGVGKSHALCAVGHALVEAGHSVLFTPAYAVVQELLSAKRDLDLPRALRKLDLFEVILLDDLGYVQQSPDEAEVLFTLLAERYERRSVMVTSNLIFSQWDRIFRDQMATAAAIDRLVHHAVLLEFDVPSYRTDRSRPPAPAPRSSRRGRAPGPLVPKRRR
- a CDS encoding tyrosine-type recombinase/integrase; its protein translation is MQATEWEVIDRMPCTIRLLRITTGSAGFYDFDEYERLVEAAKALDANAYLIVLLGGEAGLRCGEMIALEWSDVDLGKRQLCIQRSEWRGHVSTTKGGRLRYVPMTARLAAALRSHRHLRSPRVICQRDGSPLTQDMVRDHVQRAARRAQLAKSGVHRLRHSFCSHLAMRGAPARAIQELAGHQDLTTTQRYMHLSPAAIEGAIRLLDQPGSVRKLGDILETAGAETANPPI
- a CDS encoding transposase; protein product: MDDLPLGRLHRDIAILESLPGVGRKVAVTMLAEAAEPLAQRDYDRLRAHLGAAPVTTASGKRRLVSMRRACNRRLRWAAYHWGRGSVQHDAPSAAYYRDLRARGHRHGRALRSVVDRWLRILIAMLRQNTLYDASRFTVALENDA
- a CDS encoding DUF3368 domain-containing protein, giving the protein MNAVSNSSPLIALAAIERLVLLPLLFDSVIIPPAVAFETRRTIPARPAWLYVRSLQNQLPAAVLRPTLGDGEREAIALALEASADRVVLDDLPARRVAQELGLNVIGTLGLLLAAKRAGLVDAIRPELDNLVRTGFFLGQQLYEEVLRAAGEFASLAD